The region TTTTGTTACTAGTGGTATGATAGAATGTGagctctatccccttctctctgtttcctctccctctacaGGCGGTGATGAGTGAGCTGAACTCCTACTCCTTCCTGCTGCGTACCTTCGTCTCCATATATATGAAGTCCATCGGCGTGGAGATCTTCATGACCCGCACCGTCCATGAGGTGCTGTGGGGCTTCAAGGACCCTTTGCTCACCAAAATCCACAGCGTTAGGCCAGAGGTGGATGAGATGTTTGGGCTGATGTGGAAGGTAGGCACTGTTTGTGTttagtaaaaccttgaaatatGTTTAATCAGATTACACTTCTGAATACAGTCATTCACTAAAGTTATAACCTTAGCTAATGGCCAGTCTTGAAATTTGTGATTTAACCGAAAGTTGTGAAATTGCACTAGAAATCCTTTAGTCATTGAACCAGTAGGTGGTTGGTAGGGCCCGGGAGGATGTTTCTGTTGTTAGGGCCCGGGAGGATGTTTCTGTTGTTAGGGCCCGGGAGGATGTTTCTGTTGTTAGGGCCCGGGAGGATGTTTCTGTTGGTAGGGCCCCGGAGGATGTCTCTGTTGTTAGGGCCCCGGAGGATGTCTCTGTTGGTAGGGCCCCGGAGGATGTCTCTGTTGGTAGGGCCCCGGAGGATGTCTCTGTTGGTAGGGCCCCGGAGGATGTCTCTGTTGGTAGGGCCCCGGAGGATGTCTCTGTTGGTAGGGCCCCGGAGGATGTCTCTGTTGGTAGGGCCCCGGAGGATGTCTCTGTTGGTAGGGCCCCGGAGGATGTCTCTGTTGGTAGGGCCCCGGAGGATGTCTCTGTTGGTAGGGCCCCGGAGGATGTCTCTGTTGGTAGGGCCCCGGAGGATGTCTCTGTTGGTAGGGCCCCGGAGGATGTCTCTGTTGGTAGGGCCCCGGAGGATGTCTCTGTTGGTAGGGCCCCGGAGGATGTCTCGTGGAGTCATCACGTGATGAGTGAAAATGACAAAATGCTGATGAAGCTGCTTTACTTACCCTTTTTCTGGGAGACTCGTGTCTACTTTGGAGACTCACATCTGCTATTCCACCTACCGCAATAACAATGTGAATAGTTTTCTCAGGTTCCACAAACCAGATAATGCTGCATTAATTGGAAATCCTCTGAAAGAACTAGACGTTGGGTAGAATTTTACCTAAATTGTAAAATCTCAACTGTCAAAGCATTTGTGTCAACCGTTTTAGTCAACTAGTCTCTTACCGCTGCCTATAAAATTGTAATATGAGAAGGAAAAACAGACCGGGATAGGCAGGCTACAGTAGTGCAGTGGCACTATAGCACAATATCCCCCGTCAGTACAGTTCCAACAATGACAACCAGACACTTTAAACACTGAAATTCCTTCCCAAATGACCGTTTTAACAGCATTGGAGGAAGGTGTTCTTATTTTTCCTCTGCTTATCAAGAGTCTGTGGCTGTTTCTAATTCTGTACCTGTCCACTGTTCTCCTGGATGTTGGATGTATTCCTTTTGATATGACAGTAACtgaactattgtctttctctctcctcctagaAAAATGGAACTCATGAAGGAGAGTTTGTGTTCCTGACTGGCGAACGTGACTACATGGAATATGGCAGAATAGACACATGGAACGGGTTGACGTAAGGTCCTTTATTTCCCTTTGTTTTCCACCTTCATGGTTGTCAAAAAACATTTCTCATGTCAGCAATTTTCTTTTTGGTCCTTGCCCTGCGACATTGGGTTTACTCATTGAACAGGAATGAATTGGGATCTGTCCAAATCAAGTATTCAAAGTCCAAGGATAAACTCATTTGCTCCCTGTCATGACAGAGCAGATTGCAAATTCCTATATTTAAATATCAGAAATAGAAAACCGCTTCCAGGCATTTGAAATGAAATCAGTATTTGGCCCCGCCATGTTGTTTTATAACAACCTTGTGTAAACGAAAGCTTCTTGATGTCTAACATATCCCGTACCTTTCCCCTATCAACAGTGAAATGTCATGGTGGTCCTCTAAACAGAGCAACATGATCAACGGGACGGACGGCAGTGTGTTCCACCCTCTGTTGTCTAGGAAAGAGCTGCTGTACATCTTTGCGGCTGACCTCTGCAGGTACGTCAGTCATATCTCCATATCTGTATTGTCTGTAGTTGTATTATAGGTTTACAGTCAAAGCAGCCAGTACAGAGGACGGGGGTTTAGGTGACAGCCAAGAATGATCGAGAAACGACTGACTCGTATTCATATCGGACTGGTAAACCACTGTAGAAGATGCCACACCCTGGCCGTGGTAAACAGGTGTGAGTTGAGCATGATCCAACCAACACCATAATGCGTGAGGAGAATCTGGAGAAGAGGCACATAGTATAAAATGGAGCTTTGACTCAATCGAGACCGTTGTACTTTGTCTTCTCATATTCACCCAATGTTCCACACAGTAGGTGACACATTTGTTAACACAGACCTCACAATCTCCTCTGCAAAATGGCATGTGTAGAACTGAATTCCAAATTCCTGCTGTAAGTTTTGTGAAGTGAGAAACTCCTACACAGCTTATGTGTCCTTCTACTTGTTCTTACCTGCCTCTGGGGTTTAGGTCTATCCATCTGGGCTATGTTGAGGACGTGGACGTGAAGGGCATCCCAGCCTACCGTTTTGCCCCGCCCCACGACGTCCTGCAGAGTCCTGAGGAGAACCCCACTAACGCCGGCTTCTGTGTGCCAGCTGGGGACTGCCTCGGCACCGGGGTGCTAAAAGTCAGTGTTTGCAGAGAAGGTAAGAGATGGTTAATTACTTTCACAACCCTGGTTGGCATAACATATCTGCCCCACATACCCACTGTTTGTTTTGACTAACCCCATAACCTAGTtttttgacagatttttaaaaataattataataaccTAATCAATCGAGTTCTAGCTGCAATCCAAGCTCTAATAGATATCAGAAATGTCCATGTTTGAGTATCCAGATTTCCTAGTGTAGATGGTGAATGATTAACTCTGGATGAGGGCTATAAAACACTTGAATTTGAGGATAAAGATAATCTCAAGGCTTTCCCCTCATAAAACAATCACATGGCATATAAATGCTCTACGTTAACCCTTAAGTCTCGTGAGGGAAGTAGATATATTGTTAAGAGACATCCGCTTTCGTAGTGTGGTGCAGAGCTAGTTCAACAATCGGAGCAAAGTTATTCCTCAGTGTTCGTAATGCTGAAATCATGGTTCTATTGATTTGAGGCTGTTCTAACCGCATCCTCTTGGGGCTGCAGTATAGGTGAATAGGACCCTTTAATAATATAGGTGAATAGGACCCTTTATTAATTCCTTGTGGTGGTTTGAATTCCATTTGTCAGCAGTTTGAATAGTTTTCATATTCCTTAGTGAGGGTTATTGGCTCCCACACTGGAACACATTACATGGTGTCTCTGAGTAGTACCTTGTGGAACTTCATAATGGTCATTCTGACCTCAAAGGAAACGCTTTGTCATGGGTTGAAAAACCCCCAAATAATTTCACTGTATCAGAACATGTCCGGTACAGGCCGCCTTTCCAATGGCAAGGAAGGAACTTGGCACACATTTTTGCTATTTGTTCCGTTATCTCCATGCCTGGGTAATAATACCAGATAGCACACGTTATCAATCTGATGTTTCCCTTTTAGAGCCCCAATATTAAAACATTGGAATTTGTTTTGCCTAATCCTCTCTTATGGCAGTCCAAGATGAGGACATGGGCTATTTCATCTAATATAGGTTGCTTGTGGTGTTTTCTCTTAAATTGCGTTTCTTTCCCATCTCCCTCATCTTGTCCATAGGTGCACCTATCGTGGTGTCGTTCCCCCACTTTTATCAGGCAGATGACAAGTACATTAATGCTGTTGATGGACTGCACCCCAACAAGGAGGAGCATGAAACTTACCTTGACCTTAACCCGGTATGAACAAACATTTTAtctaccatatacagtggggcaaaaaagtatttagtcggcaaccaattgtgcaagttctcccacttaagaagatgagaggcctgtaattttcatcatgggtacacttcaactatgacagacaaaatgagaagaaaaaaaatccagaaaatcccattgtaggatttttaatgaatttatttgcaaattatggtggaaaataagtatttggtcacctacaaacaagcaatatttctggctctcacagacctgtaacttcttctttaagaggctcctctgtcctccactcgttacctgtattaatggcacctgtttgaacttgttatcagtataaaagacctgtccacaacctcaaacagtcacactccaaactctgctatggccaagaccaaagagtagtagtgaatgacctgcagagagctgggaccaaagtaacaaagcctaccatcagtaacacacgccgccagggactcaaatcctgcagtgccagacgtgtccccctgcttaagccagtacatgtccaggtctgtctgaagtttgctagagagcatttggatgatccagaagaagattgggagaatgtcatatggtctgatgaaaccaaaacagaactttttggtaaaaactcaactcatcgtgtttggaggacaaagaatgctgagttgcatccaaagaacaccatacctactgtgaagcatgggggtggaaacatcatgctttgggtctgtttttctgcaaagggacaaggatgactgatccgtgtaaaggaaagaatgaatggggccatgtatcgtgagattttgagtggaaacctccttccatcagcaagggcattgaagatgaaacgtggctgggtctttcagcatgacaatgatcccaaacacaccgcccgggcaacgaaggagtggcttcgtaagaagcatttcaaggtcctggagtggcctagccagtctccagatctcaaccccatagaaaatctttggagggagttgaaagtccgtgttgcccagcaacagccccaaaacatcactgctctagaggagatctgcatggaggaatgggccaaaataccagcaacagtgtgtgaaaaccttgtgaacagttacagaaaatgtttgacctctgtcaaagggtatataacaaagtattgagaaacttttgttattgaccaaatacttattttccaccataatttgcaaataaattcattaaattgtacaatgtgattttcttttctcattttgtctgtcatagttgaagtgtatctatgatgaaaattacagtcatctttttaagtgggagaacttgcacaattggtggctgactaaatacttttttgccccactgtatagtgaTGAGGCCAATATGCAGGATCAGTTATGGGGCCTACACTTACATACTCTcattgtgtgtatactgtatttaatAGCTCTATTACATGTTGTATGTGTCAATTAATGCAGTACCAGTGGAATATAAACATTTTGCTTCCTCCATGTTGGAAAAGGCATGTTCTAACTGAATAAGTTTCTATTGCTTAATTTTAAAGCCTTATTTTGTTTTTTAGACCACTGGGGTTCCCATCCGTGCTTGCAAGAGAGCCCAGCTCAATATAATTTTGAACAGAGTTCCAGGCTTCCCGTAAGTATAGCAATCTGAACAGTTTGCCACACTCATCCCTCATACAAATTGAGTGAAACGGCCTTTTGTTGAATCTCAAGTCCTCACTTCATTTTCTCATCCACAGCGAAACCAAACATCTAAACGAGATCATTTTTCCCATCATGTTTGTCAATGAGGTAAGACttatctcctccctttctctctctccaatttaTGTTGTGAAATTCAGTCATCCTCACGTGTAGCCAAGACATATCAAATTAAGTTGTATTAGACAGAAATCCAGATATTTAGCTAGAGGGAACCCTCTAGTCTGTTATTAAGATCAGTTAATAACAACATAGTAAAGACAGGTTAATAACcttagtgacccccccccccccaccttcccCCAGACGGCCACTATTGACGATGACTCTGCTGCCCAGATGAGAACCCTGCTGCTCATCGTGACCTTGGTGTCCAACTTCCCTCTGCTCATCGTGGGCATGGGAGCCATCCTGCTCATTGTCCTAGTCGTCCTGGTCTGCAGGTCTCGCCAGAAGAAGGTAAGACCTGTCCTCTACCCCTGCGCTTATTACCAGGAAACCccaaacgttttttttttgtagCAATAATATTCATAAGCTTCTCTAAAATATAGTGTAAATTGTGCACGTCACTCACAATATGTCAGTTGTTGTCCAGGAATGTTCTAAGTGATTAGAATTGAATGGTGCATTGATACAACAGGTTTTATGTTAGCTTTGACTGTGCTCTTGCATGTTTGATCTGTTTTATATACAAATTCTTCTTCTATATTAACATCAGTGGTCTGGTGTCTGAGTCCTCCATCTCCTTGCATGTTAAGTTAACGCCGTGCATGAGGAACCTCACATAGTCAACATGTGCTGCCTTCTGTAATCTCTGTATGAAATTATAGTGCTGCTGGCATTTCTAACCATTTTAAATAACTGAGGTCAAAACAGGAAGTATAGATCTTAATTTAGCAGTCCCTGTTGGCAGATAGACCGTCACAATGATGACCGTGTATAGGCTACACTACCGTACAGGACAAAGAGTGCTCTGAACTCTAGTAACAATAGTTCTGTAGGATAGCCAGGGTACTTTCAACACTTATCTGTGTTTGTCTAGGTTAGTCCATCTGACCCCATTTGCACGACCCCATTCCCCACCCATCAGTTGTGACTCGGATAGATGGGGGTTATCTTAGTAGAAGTTCACATGTCATAGCTTGGAATATCAAATAAAGCTATAATCTTTAATTCAAACCATACCAAAACACAGCTTTGTTAAAAAGCTGAGGAATGagtctggagaaatgtaaccactgacAGAACCACCAGacatggatgcaaggactgatcaTTGACAATATAAAATagagttttaaccatgttttgaggcttcAGTGTTTTACATTTACACCgcttacaaacattggagtacagcaagcttgtattttgggttctgatggggtacgacagttgaaatAAGCTTATGAGTGATAAGTTATATTTTCCAAAATCAATGGGtttatatcattcatttataagatGAATGTATCAACTAAGGATTCCAGCTTTGAAGAACTGTATAGTCAACGTGCTATGATTAACATGttctgtaacccccccccctgtTTCCTTTCTGTTTTAGAATGAAGTAAAACGTATTGATTTTACTGAAGCTTTTCATTCTTTTACTGTAAGTCTTAATTTGCCTCATTTGTCATTTTCGTTCAGTTATTAGCAATTCTTGCTTATTTTAATATCTAATATCTTTAGGtataatatatacatt is a window of Oncorhynchus kisutch isolate 150728-3 linkage group LG3, Okis_V2, whole genome shotgun sequence DNA encoding:
- the scarb2a gene encoding lysosome membrane protein 2a isoform X1 is translated as MTRRSCVIYATGIVCAHLLIVGIALVVAQVFQTMIHNRLKKELTLTEASRVFESWKNPPPPVYMEYYFFNVTNPEVFLAGGKAVVTQIGPYTYREYRPRENVTFLENGTKVYALNPKSFVFVPEKSRGNPEVDILRTVNIPAVAVMSELNSYSFLLRTFVSIYMKSIGVEIFMTRTVHEVLWGFKDPLLTKIHSVRPEVDEMFGLMWKKNGTHEGEFVFLTGERDYMEYGRIDTWNGLTEMSWWSSKQSNMINGTDGSVFHPLLSRKELLYIFAADLCRSIHLGYVEDVDVKGIPAYRFAPPHDVLQSPEENPTNAGFCVPAGDCLGTGVLKVSVCREGAPIVVSFPHFYQADDKYINAVDGLHPNKEEHETYLDLNPTTGVPIRACKRAQLNIILNRVPGFPETKHLNEIIFPIMFVNETATIDDDSAAQMRTLLLIVTLVSNFPLLIVGMGAILLIVLVVLVCRSRQKKNEVKRIDFTEAFHSFTTAKDETAYTQVSDKPEVEPSENNYTNQPMRNGSYIAMSPVEAQKC
- the scarb2a gene encoding lysosome membrane protein 2a isoform X2 yields the protein MTRRSCVIYATGIVCAHLLIVGIALVVAQVFQTMIHNRLKKELTLTEASRVFESWKNPPPPVYMEYYFFNVTNPEVFLAGGKAVVTQIGPYTYREYRPRENVTFLENGTKVYALNPKSFVFVPEKSRGNPEVDILRTVNIPAVAVMSELNSYSFLLRTFVSIYMKSIGVEIFMTRTVHEVLWGFKDPLLTKIHSVRPEVDEMFGLMWKKNGTHEGEFVFLTGERDYMEYGRIDTWNGLTEMSWWSSKQSNMINGTDGSVFHPLLSRKELLYIFAADLCRSIHLGYVEDVDVKGIPAYRFAPPHDVLQSPEENPTNAGFCVPAGDCLGTGVLKVSVCREGAPIVVSFPHFYQADDKYINAVDGLHPNKEEHETYLDLNPTTGVPIRACKRAQLNIILNRVPGFPETKHLNEIIFPIMFVNETATIDDDSAAQMRTLLLIVTLVSNFPLLIVGMGAILLIVLVVLVCRSRQKKTAKDETAYTQVSDKPEVEPSENNYTNQPMRNGSYIAMSPVEAQKC
- the scarb2a gene encoding lysosome membrane protein 2a isoform X3; the protein is MIHNRLKKELTLTEASRVFESWKNPPPPVYMEYYFFNVTNPEVFLAGGKAVVTQIGPYTYREYRPRENVTFLENGTKVYALNPKSFVFVPEKSRGNPEVDILRTVNIPAVAVMSELNSYSFLLRTFVSIYMKSIGVEIFMTRTVHEVLWGFKDPLLTKIHSVRPEVDEMFGLMWKKNGTHEGEFVFLTGERDYMEYGRIDTWNGLTEMSWWSSKQSNMINGTDGSVFHPLLSRKELLYIFAADLCRSIHLGYVEDVDVKGIPAYRFAPPHDVLQSPEENPTNAGFCVPAGDCLGTGVLKVSVCREGAPIVVSFPHFYQADDKYINAVDGLHPNKEEHETYLDLNPTTGVPIRACKRAQLNIILNRVPGFPETKHLNEIIFPIMFVNETATIDDDSAAQMRTLLLIVTLVSNFPLLIVGMGAILLIVLVVLVCRSRQKKNEVKRIDFTEAFHSFTTAKDETAYTQVSDKPEVEPSENNYTNQPMRNGSYIAMSPVEAQKC